A genomic region of Trichothermofontia sichuanensis B231 contains the following coding sequences:
- a CDS encoding DMT family transporter, producing the protein MAQSNQRLGSGSGGLSGPAAARAADTALNAMTQELQKLQESLVAQLAQDIQWLQQEKERLVREIETLRAEHQQAFSRQELLRQQQWAKKLAQVIAAHLQHRLSEELHQLAAQTTATAQASATPAHSNGYSERAYQMIASLDATLNTTFQSLEQDLSSYQSALSQQLSRMHNLEQQGEAILTALVNRLKAVLEEEVAKLPTSSRFAPLEDQRLAALPRVHATSPLENRAPIDWTAPPPPPFSSRSYPPRPDPPLSPAATEPPATVPERSERAAPPPAVPAPQRLSPVQVGLVLILLSSFFLSLQNVVLRVILKPQLVLGWFQWGGVISPSFGNSLLILFLRVVLVLPVLALLARGFYPHVWRDLRQFLTARDRTLQRNVFGSGFCLFLSQLFIYIALGQIPTGIAITIFFIYPIVTLFLSWAFFGDRPTLFRLGITAIVLLGVGMIALSGGRTGANSLSGIGLAAAIGSGVAFAFFVIYTQSSTRRLNAVAVTLVQFATIFFCSGLILALVPLPNTWAVRVNSNQWPHLAIGVLLLALTTLAGYLSNNFGIRMAGAARSAIVGATGPAFTALLALILIGETLQRLQFLGVILVTLGVVALSFERLKSQSQTQTKPPR; encoded by the coding sequence ATGGCGCAATCCAATCAGCGATTGGGAAGTGGGAGCGGTGGTCTGTCGGGTCCGGCGGCGGCACGGGCAGCAGATACCGCCTTAAATGCCATGACACAAGAACTGCAAAAATTGCAGGAAAGCCTGGTAGCCCAATTGGCCCAGGATATTCAATGGCTGCAACAGGAGAAGGAACGCCTCGTCCGTGAAATTGAGACCCTCCGGGCCGAGCACCAGCAAGCGTTTAGCCGCCAGGAATTACTCCGACAGCAACAGTGGGCCAAAAAACTGGCCCAGGTGATCGCGGCTCACCTCCAGCATCGTCTGAGCGAAGAACTCCACCAGTTGGCTGCCCAAACCACAGCTACCGCCCAAGCGTCAGCCACTCCCGCCCACAGTAATGGGTATAGCGAGCGAGCCTATCAAATGATTGCGTCTCTCGATGCCACCCTCAACACCACGTTTCAATCCCTAGAGCAGGACCTTAGTAGCTACCAGAGTGCGCTATCGCAGCAACTGAGCCGGATGCACAACCTAGAGCAACAGGGGGAAGCCATTCTCACAGCCTTGGTCAACCGTCTCAAGGCAGTACTGGAGGAAGAGGTAGCCAAGCTCCCCACCAGTTCCCGGTTTGCCCCCCTAGAGGACCAGCGATTAGCGGCGCTCCCCCGTGTTCACGCCACCTCGCCGCTGGAGAATCGTGCCCCGATCGATTGGACAGCACCCCCCCCGCCCCCCTTCTCGTCTCGTAGTTATCCACCCCGGCCTGATCCGCCGTTATCCCCGGCGGCCACCGAGCCGCCAGCAACTGTGCCGGAAAGGTCAGAACGGGCGGCGCCGCCCCCGGCGGTTCCCGCGCCCCAACGTCTCTCTCCGGTCCAGGTGGGACTGGTGTTGATTCTGCTCTCGTCGTTTTTCCTGTCCTTACAGAATGTGGTCCTACGGGTGATTCTCAAACCGCAATTGGTGTTGGGATGGTTCCAGTGGGGGGGAGTGATTTCACCCAGCTTTGGGAATTCGCTGTTAATTCTCTTCCTGCGGGTGGTGCTGGTGCTGCCGGTACTGGCCCTGCTAGCACGGGGGTTCTATCCCCACGTTTGGCGAGATCTGCGGCAATTTTTAACGGCGCGCGATCGCACCTTACAACGAAATGTGTTCGGCAGTGGCTTTTGTTTGTTCCTGTCACAATTGTTCATTTATATCGCCCTAGGGCAAATTCCGACGGGAATTGCGATTACCATCTTTTTTATCTACCCAATTGTGACCCTTTTCCTGTCCTGGGCTTTCTTTGGCGATCGCCCGACGTTATTCCGGTTAGGAATTACGGCTATCGTCTTGCTGGGGGTGGGCATGATTGCTTTATCAGGGGGAAGAACTGGTGCCAATAGCTTGTCAGGAATCGGACTAGCAGCCGCGATCGGGTCGGGGGTTGCCTTTGCCTTTTTTGTCATCTATACCCAGAGCAGTACCCGCAGGCTGAATGCGGTGGCAGTAACCCTGGTCCAATTCGCCACCATTTTCTTCTGTAGTGGGTTGATTCTGGCGCTGGTTCCCCTGCCCAATACCTGGGCGGTTCGGGTCAATAGCAACCAGTGGCCGCATTTAGCGATCGGGGTCTTGTTGCTGGCGCTGACGACGTTAGCTGGGTATCTCTCTAACAATTTTGGTATCCGGATGGCCGGGGCAGCGCGATCGGCGATCGTCGGTGCAACCGGGCCTGCCTTTACGGCCCTCTTGGCACTGATCTTAATTGGGGAAACCTTACAACGTTTGCAATTTCTGGGGGTCATCCTAGTGACGCTTGGCGTGGTTGCCCTCAGCTTTGAGCGTCTCAAGAGCCAGAGCCAAACACAGACCAAACCTCCACGCTAG
- a CDS encoding leucyl aminopeptidase, which translates to MKFHTVETAPQDWRGDGLAIGLWQTATTEDQDPPIALANEWAALDTQFNGALTELITEMEFKAKAGSTIVTRLGGNAPIRKLILVGMGKVADLTLDWVRRAAAAVARLARKERCKTLALCLPLGDLNPSLAVQAMTEGIELALYQDLRFKSEPEKVPSPERIDFLGYGDQLAAIARAQAICAGVQLARELVAAPANVVTPLTLAQTAQEIAETAGWQVEVLGKAECEQLGMGAYLGVAQASDLPPQFIHLSYQPSGTPRRKLAIIGKGLTFDSGGLNIKGAGSGIEMMKIDMAGAGAMLGAAKALSLLNPPDVELHFISPATENMISGHALHPGDVVTASNGKTIEVNNTDAEGRLTLADALVFAEKLGVDAIVDLATLTGACVIALGDQMAGLWSSDAALSEALQQAATQAGEKLWPMPLEEKYFEGMKSQIADMKNTGPRNAGAITAALFLKQFVKDTPWAHLDIAGPAWLEKEDGYNSAGATGFGVRTLVNWVLS; encoded by the coding sequence ATGAAATTTCATACGGTTGAGACGGCTCCCCAGGACTGGCGTGGGGATGGGCTGGCGATTGGACTATGGCAAACGGCGACGACCGAGGATCAAGACCCCCCGATCGCCCTTGCCAACGAATGGGCGGCCCTGGATACCCAGTTCAACGGTGCCCTGACAGAATTGATCACGGAGATGGAATTTAAGGCCAAAGCCGGGAGTACGATCGTCACCCGACTGGGAGGCAACGCCCCCATCCGTAAGCTTATCCTGGTGGGGATGGGTAAGGTAGCGGATCTCACCCTGGATTGGGTCCGGCGTGCTGCTGCGGCTGTGGCCCGTTTAGCCAGGAAAGAACGCTGCAAAACCCTTGCCCTGTGCCTGCCCTTAGGGGATCTGAACCCCAGTCTGGCAGTCCAAGCCATGACCGAGGGGATCGAACTAGCCCTGTATCAGGATCTCCGTTTTAAATCCGAACCAGAGAAGGTGCCATCGCCGGAGCGCATTGACTTTCTGGGCTATGGGGATCAACTGGCCGCGATCGCCCGTGCCCAGGCCATTTGCGCCGGGGTACAACTGGCACGGGAACTCGTGGCCGCCCCGGCCAATGTCGTCACCCCCCTTACCCTCGCTCAGACCGCCCAGGAAATTGCAGAAACGGCTGGCTGGCAAGTCGAAGTGTTGGGTAAAGCCGAATGTGAGCAACTTGGCATGGGGGCTTACCTAGGGGTGGCCCAGGCCTCAGACCTTCCTCCCCAATTCATCCATTTGAGCTATCAACCGTCCGGGACCCCTCGCCGTAAACTGGCCATTATTGGCAAGGGCCTCACCTTTGATTCCGGTGGCCTCAACATTAAGGGGGCCGGCAGTGGCATTGAAATGATGAAAATCGATATGGCCGGCGCTGGGGCCATGTTGGGGGCAGCCAAGGCCCTCAGCCTGCTCAATCCGCCCGACGTTGAACTGCATTTCATCAGCCCGGCTACCGAAAATATGATCAGCGGCCATGCCCTTCACCCAGGCGACGTGGTGACCGCCTCCAATGGCAAAACGATCGAAGTCAACAATACCGATGCCGAAGGTCGCCTTACCCTGGCCGATGCCCTGGTCTTTGCTGAAAAATTGGGCGTGGATGCGATCGTCGATCTGGCGACCCTCACCGGAGCCTGTGTGATTGCCCTGGGGGATCAGATGGCTGGGTTATGGAGTTCCGATGCGGCCCTGAGTGAAGCCTTGCAGCAAGCGGCGACCCAAGCCGGGGAGAAACTCTGGCCCATGCCCCTAGAGGAAAAATACTTCGAGGGCATGAAATCCCAGATCGCTGATATGAAAAATACTGGCCCTCGCAACGCGGGTGCGATCACCGCAGCCCTCTTCCTCAAGCAATTTGTCAAAGACACCCCCTGGGCGCACCTGGATATTGCGGGTCCCGCCTGGTTGGAGAAGGAGGATGGCTACAACAGTGCGGGCGCGACGGGATTTGGGGTGCGCACCCTGGTCAATTGGGTCCTGAGCTAG
- a CDS encoding MinD/ParA family ATP-binding protein has translation MSHIICVHSFRHGTGKSSLTANLAVCLARQGQRVGIIDTDFQAPGIHTLFDVDPDHLDPALNYYLWGDVNPDEAVHPTDLWLTVGDGQIILMGGGIYLVPTSLKLSEMTRLLHQGYDVVRLQQGILDLMNRLRLDLLLIDSHPAWDEGALATMGMVDIAIVLMCLDRQDFQGTAVTLDITANLEVPHTLLVVNQVLSSYDPQMVREQIMATYNIADVTLLPLSLKMALMGGQGIFCLKYPQDELAQTIAGIAQTVLTLIQGQPPKFKYAPLPSTATGTRPPVKSGLRMVDLLEMPPKQRRLVRWLMRRPQASFTEIATYAAQTWQQSEAEVQTLLDTLRQQQYLTTRGEGTRQIYQVNLAPKPGQSAIINTWSKLEAE, from the coding sequence GTGTCCCACATTATTTGTGTTCATTCCTTTCGCCACGGGACGGGCAAGTCCAGTCTGACAGCAAACTTGGCGGTTTGTTTAGCCCGTCAAGGGCAGCGGGTGGGGATTATCGATACGGATTTTCAAGCCCCTGGTATCCATACCCTGTTTGATGTCGATCCCGATCACCTCGATCCAGCCCTCAATTATTATCTGTGGGGTGATGTCAATCCTGATGAAGCCGTCCACCCCACGGATCTCTGGCTGACGGTTGGTGATGGTCAGATTATCTTGATGGGGGGAGGAATTTATTTAGTACCCACCAGCCTCAAGTTGTCGGAAATGACCCGTCTCCTGCATCAGGGATATGATGTGGTCCGGCTGCAACAGGGCATTCTGGATTTGATGAACCGGCTGCGCCTGGATTTGCTCCTCATTGACTCTCATCCAGCCTGGGATGAGGGCGCTTTAGCCACGATGGGGATGGTTGATATTGCTATCGTACTCATGTGCCTCGATCGTCAGGATTTCCAAGGTACTGCTGTTACCCTGGATATTACTGCGAATCTGGAAGTCCCCCATACTCTCCTGGTTGTTAACCAGGTGCTCTCCAGTTACGACCCGCAGATGGTTCGGGAGCAAATTATGGCGACTTACAACATCGCCGATGTTACGCTGTTACCCCTATCGCTCAAGATGGCCTTAATGGGGGGGCAAGGCATTTTCTGCCTCAAATACCCCCAGGATGAGCTAGCCCAAACGATCGCGGGCATTGCCCAAACGGTACTAACCCTGATCCAGGGACAGCCGCCTAAATTTAAGTACGCGCCGCTTCCCAGCACCGCCACTGGAACCAGGCCCCCCGTGAAATCAGGTTTACGCATGGTGGATCTGCTGGAGATGCCCCCTAAGCAACGCCGGTTAGTGCGTTGGTTGATGCGCCGCCCCCAAGCTAGCTTTACCGAGATTGCGACCTATGCAGCCCAAACCTGGCAGCAAAGTGAAGCCGAAGTCCAGACCCTGCTGGATACCTTGCGACAACAGCAATACCTCACCACCCGCGGGGAGGGAACTCGGCAGATTTACCAAGTGAACTTAGCCCCCAAACCCGGCCAGTCGGCAATTATAAACACTTGGTCGAAACTCGAAGCAGAATAA
- a CDS encoding DUF364 domain-containing protein, producing the protein MKRHPRTLYDRLLAASRTPARIQEVIIGLTWTLCRAEGVGLCMSPGIPTRTLPWSGTLTQRTLADVAPWVWAWDSYQATVGLAAINAAINATSPLVAQAQPLVPTGPANLAVFEYFLPQIRGQRVVVIGRYPGLAQYEQAAALTVIERQPGAADLPDPACEYVLPEADWVFLTATSIANKTFPRLVELSQGAKIVLMGPTVPWLPDFADMGIAYLAGVAVTDPVALRQTIAEGGGTRIFETGAQYRVLALA; encoded by the coding sequence ATGAAACGGCACCCGCGCACCCTTTACGATCGCCTCTTAGCCGCAAGTCGCACCCCTGCCCGTATCCAGGAGGTCATTATTGGTTTAACTTGGACGCTGTGTCGGGCGGAAGGCGTGGGGTTATGCATGAGTCCTGGGATACCCACTCGCACCCTGCCTTGGTCAGGAACATTGACACAGCGAACCTTAGCCGATGTGGCTCCGTGGGTGTGGGCCTGGGATAGCTACCAAGCTACTGTGGGTCTGGCGGCGATTAATGCGGCCATCAATGCGACCTCTCCCCTGGTCGCTCAAGCCCAACCTCTCGTCCCCACCGGGCCGGCGAATTTAGCCGTTTTTGAGTATTTTTTGCCCCAGATACGGGGGCAGCGGGTGGTGGTGATTGGTCGCTATCCTGGTTTAGCTCAGTACGAGCAGGCAGCGGCACTGACCGTGATTGAACGGCAACCGGGGGCAGCGGATCTGCCCGACCCGGCCTGTGAATATGTCTTGCCAGAGGCTGATTGGGTGTTCCTCACGGCTACCTCGATCGCGAATAAGACCTTTCCCCGCTTGGTGGAACTGTCCCAGGGGGCCAAGATTGTGTTGATGGGACCGACGGTGCCCTGGTTACCTGACTTCGCCGACATGGGCATTGCCTATCTGGCGGGGGTGGCGGTGACCGATCCGGTGGCCCTCCGCCAAACGATCGCCGAGGGGGGTGGCACGCGCATTTTTGAAACGGGCGCCCAATACCGGGTGCTCGCCCTCGCTTGA
- the infC gene encoding translation initiation factor IF-3: MSLKKTNRDLPQINERIRFREIRVIDTDGGQLGIMTPAEALRMAEEKDLDLVLLSDKAEPPVCRIMDYGKYKFEQEKKAREAKKKQHAAEVKEVKMRYKIEEHDYNVRINQAERFLKSGDKVKATVTFRGREIQHADLAEDLLKRMATDLQEIAEVQQSPKREGRNMMMLLSPKK; this comes from the coding sequence GTGAGCTTAAAAAAAACCAATCGCGATCTTCCCCAAATCAACGAGCGCATTCGCTTTCGCGAAATTCGAGTCATCGATACGGATGGCGGTCAACTCGGCATCATGACGCCCGCCGAAGCCCTACGCATGGCGGAGGAAAAGGACCTGGACCTTGTGTTACTGAGTGACAAGGCCGAGCCACCGGTTTGCCGGATCATGGACTACGGTAAGTATAAATTCGAGCAAGAGAAGAAGGCCCGCGAGGCCAAGAAGAAACAACACGCTGCCGAAGTCAAGGAAGTCAAGATGCGCTACAAGATCGAAGAGCACGACTACAATGTGCGCATCAATCAGGCGGAACGTTTCCTCAAATCGGGTGATAAAGTCAAAGCCACGGTTACCTTTCGCGGTCGGGAAATTCAGCACGCTGACTTGGCGGAAGACCTCCTGAAGCGGATGGCGACAGACCTGCAGGAGATTGCGGAAGTGCAGCAATCCCCCAAGCGGGAGGGTCGCAATATGATGATGCTCCTGTCGCCGAAGAAGTAA